The genomic window AGGCTGTAGTTTATTTTGATTTAAGAAAAGACAGCAGTCATTTGAGGGTTGCTTTTGTAAATGCGGATCACTTAGAAATGAAGGATTTGGAAAAGCTGGATGAAGCAGAATGAAATATAATAGGTTCTATGTCAATTTGTGTTGGTAGGACAAAAAACTGAATAAAATCGTAGAACTTGGAATAAAAATCAGAGACATTCTGGTTTTGTTTCAAGTTCTTTTTTAGAAATAGGAGGACTTCTGCCAATTATCTGGGCAGCTGGCCGGAAGCGACTTGGCAAAAAGCGCCAATTCCATTCCTAAATCGAGTCAAAGTAGCTGTACATGTACTTGGATAACAGCTACTAATTCCCGATTTACCTTTATAGCTGCAGAGATATTGGTTGTGAGCCCCCTTTTAATCTTGAGAAAAAACAAGACCTTGAACAATGTAAATACGTGAACGAAAATGATAGAAATTGCGGTAGCCATAAGCCACTCGTTTGATTACCTTAATCTTGTTGTTCAACCCTTCTGTAATGCCATTAGAAAAAGAAAAACTGAAAGCATTGGTAATTCCTTGTCTGTGCTTCTTGAAGAATCTCAATTTCTTTTTGAACCAGAAAGGCAGTCGGGGATCTAGTGTATCAAGTTCTTCAAAGAAACGCTTGGCGTCTCGATGAGTAAAGGCATATTTGAGAAACTGAACAGTATCGTAAGCAATGCGCAAGGTTGAATCATAGCTGAGTAATTCATCGACAATATCTGTTTGAGTTAATGGACGTTTGAACAGTGAATGATAGGGACGATGTTGACTATCAAGCTCAGAGGAATCTTTTAAGAGTAACTTCCAATACCGTTTGAGTCGACGATATTGCTTCTGTTCTAGCGGTGAGGAATGCCGAAAGGCATTCATTGTCTTTATCCGCAGTTGATTTAACGCTCGATTCATCTGTTGGACAATGTGGAATCGGTCAGTGACGAGTTGGGCATTTGGAAACACAGACTTGAGTAATTGATCATAGCTCGCATTCATGTCCATGACCAGGTACTTTACGTTTTCTCGAGCTTCTTTTGTGTAACGCATAAAGTGTCGGGTTAAGTGTGTTAACCGTCGGTCTTCAAGGACTTCAAGAATCTTGTTGGTTTCTCCATTAACACAAATAAAACTCATGGCTCCTTCACAAGATTTCATTGATTTGAATTCATCAATACATAAAATTTTTGGAAGAAATCGCCAGTTTGGAGAATAAGAAGTAGCTAGCTCTTCCATTAAGCGAAGAACCGTCACGTCTGAAACGAAATGTTTTTGGGCAATCTCTTTCCTAGAAACATTTTTCTTTAAATCAAGCATGATTTGGAGACAGAGCTGCTTCGATAAATGATGATGCTCTTCAACTAACTCTGTTTGAGCATGAAAAGTAGCGTGACACTCATGACAACGAAAGCGTGAACGTTTCAGCTCCAATAATGTCAAGCGACCATTAAAAACAGGTAATTGAGTATATGTCCGATGGTAACCGTTTTTGATGATCTGTCCTTGATTTTTAATGCCACAGTTTCTACAATGTGTAGGTATATACGTAAGTGTTGCTTTGATGACCTGAGCCTTAACACCTTTTGAATGACTGTATTCAAGCCAATCCTCTCCAAAGGAGAGATGTTTATCTGTTAGTCCAAGCAATAATCTGGTATTCTTATCCATAGAGGAACAACCTTTCTGATGATTTGTGGTTTTTGTCGATTTCATTTTATCAGTTTGTTGTTCCTTTTTTGTGTTTGACCACTCAAAAAAGTGCTGGTGGTTTTTCCTTTAGGAATTTCCACCAACACAAAATATTATAGAACCATATAATAGAGAAGCATCACTTACCTGCTAGTAAAGGATAAGTGATGCTTCTCTTTTTTTTATTTTAAGCTACTTGTGTAACTGGTTTTTTCAGCATACCGACAATTACAGCGGATACGACTGCTCCGATAAAGATGAACAATAGATACATCAGAGGGTTGCTAAGGAGTAGGGCAACGAACACACCGCCATGTGGTGCTAATAAACGAATACCCATACCACCAACTAATCCACCAGCTAATGCAGATCCTACGACAAAACCTGGAATCACGCGAAGCGGATCGGCAGCCGCAAATGGAATAGCGCCTTCTGTGACGAAGGATAGACCCATAACAAGGTTTGTTAATCCAGCATCTTTTTGGTCTTGTGTAAACTTATTTTTGAAAATCAAGGTTGCAATGAAAATTGCCAGAGGTGGAACCATACCACCTGCCATTACGGATGCCATGATCACACTGCCACCTTCGGCAAGCGATGTTGCAATGGAGGCTGTACCAAAAACATAAGCAGCTTTGTTGATTGGGCCACCTAAGTCGATGGCCATCATACCACCAAGTAGAGCACCTAATAGAGCTGCGTTTGTTCCATCAAGTCCAAGAAGAAAATTATTCAGACCATCATTGATAATTTTCATTGGAACATTGATCAATAGCATAGCCCCACCTGTAATCAGAAGACCAAAAACAGGATAGAATAAGATTGTTTTGATACCATCCAACGATTTTGGCAGACCTTTGAACAACTTTTTCAAGAAAATGATGACATAACCTGCTAGAAATCCGCCTATCAATGCACCCAAAAAGCCAGCTCCACCAGTATTTGCTAAGGCACCAGCAGCAAAACCAACAATCAAGCCAGGACGATCAGCGATACTTGAAGCGATAAATCCGGCAAGAACAGGAAGCATAAATCCAAAAGCGGCGCCACCAATTTGATTAAACCAGCTGGCCATTTCATTATAGTTCCCAAGACTTGCAAGCTGAGTATCAGGGACACCCATGAACTGATCGATCATAAAGGACAAGGCAATTGCAATCCCGCCACCAATTACGAAAGGCAGCATATGAGAAACACCGTTCATCAAATCCTTGTAGATTCGTGAACCAATTGAACCTTCAGCAGAATTACCTTCTGTAGCTGATGCTTCTGTGCCGTTGCCATGAAAAACGGGCGCATCTCCGCTCAAGGCAAGCTCAATCAGTTCAGCTGGCTTACGGATGCCATCGCTAACCGGACGGTTCACTAATTCTTTTCCGTCAAAGCGATTCATCTCTACTTTTTTATCTGCCGCAACGATGACACCATCTGCTTTCTCGATATCTTCTGCGGTTAGGCGATTCTTAATTCCTTCAGAACCATTTGTTTCTACTTTAATTGCTACACCCATTTCTTTCGCTGTTTTTTTCAATGCATCTTCAGCCATATAGGTATGCGCAATTCCTGTAGGACAAGCAGTAACAGCTACGATGAATTTTTTGCTTGAATCATTGTTTTGAACCCGCTGTTCTTGTTGTTCTTCTAATTGCTTTTGTTGCTCAGCGGTGATAAATAACTCCTGTACTTCTTCCGGAGAGTTCGCTTGTTTTAACTGTGCGACGAAATCCGGATTGACCAATAGTCTGGAAAGAGCGGCCAATGCCTGTAAGTGTGTATCATTGGCACCTTCTGGAGCTGCGATCATAAAGAATAAGAAAGTTGGTTGTCCATCCAAGGCATCATAATCAACGCCTTGACTGCTTTTGGCAAAGAGAACGGTTGCTTCTTTTACAGCGCTGTTTTTCGCATGAGGCATTGCGATTCCATCGCCTAGCCCTGTAGAGGTTTGAGCCTCTCTGTCTAAAATCCCCTGTTTGTATACCTCTTTATCTGTGATTCGTCCCCCAGCGTACATTTTCTCAACCATTTCATCAATTGCTGCTCGCTTTGTTGTCGCTTGTAGGTTCATGATCATTACATCTTTGATAAGTAAATCTTTGATATTCATATAAACTCCTCCTATAATTGTGTAATTTGTACTTCATTTAACAACTCATTAATAAATGCGGCATGGGCAAGATCATCAGAAAAGGCCGTAGCACTACCACAAGCAACACTCCATTTAAATGCCTCTATTGGGTCACCGGTTTCAGAAAATTTCCCAACAAATCCGGCAATCATTGAGTCACCGGCACCAACTGAATTTTTTAGCGAGCGTTTCAACACATTGGAGCGAAAGATGCCGTCATTAGAGAAGAGGAGTGCACCGTCTCCTGCCATCGATACAATTGCGTAAGTTGCCCCTTCATCCAACAAGGCTTTTCCATAAGGGAGGATATCCTCTACTGTATGAAATTCGGTCTGATATAATTCTGCCAACTCATGGTTATTCGGTTTGACTAGTAGTGGTTGATCTTTCAAGGATTGTTTAAGATCTTCGCCAGTCGTATCAATAACAAATCGTGCACCACGGGCTGTGATTAATTGAATGAGCTCAGCATAAAAACCTTTAGGCAAAGAAGCAGGAGTGCTGCCTGATAGAATGACGATATCTTCTTTTGATAATTGATCAAATTGTTTTTTCAATTGAGCCATTTCTGCAGCTTGAATGCTTGGACCGGCACCATTGATTTCTGTTTCTTCAGCTGCTTTCAATTTGATATTGATTCGTGTATCTGAATTGATGGTGGTGAAATTGGTCGTGATTGCTTCTGAATGCAGCCACTCTGTAATGAAGCTTCCCGTAAATCCGCCCATGAAACCCATAGCAGTGGATTCGAGTCCGATTCTTTTTAAAATTCTGGAAACATTGATTCCTTTTCCACCCGGTAGTTTGAGGTCAGAGCTCATTCGATTCAAGCCGCCTATTTCAAGCTTATCCACGTGAACGATGTAATCGATCGATGGATTTAGTGTCACTGTATAAATCATTTTGCAACCTCCTTGATACTCGTTTTTTGCTGTAATCCGTCCAATAGCTCTTTGGGACAATAATCGATAATAAGACTTGCTTGTTCTACATCCGTCACTTTTGTAAAGGAGACCTTACCCAATTTGCTGTGATCCGCTAAAATAAAAGCTTGTTCAGCATGCTGGATTGCCAATCTTTTCAAAGCAGCTTCTTCTGGATCAGGCGTAGTCAAACCGAATTCTGCATGAATACCATTCATACCCATAAATACTTTGTTGAAACGAAATTGTCTCAACTGTTCCATACTTGTTGTTCCGATGATTGCTTTAGTTGAGAGCTTTAATTTCCCACCTAAGATAATCGTATTGATATTCAAGTCGATCAGCTTTGCTGCATGATGTACTGAGTTAGTTACTGCGGTAACTGCTTTTCCGGCCAGATGAGGGATCATCTCCAAAGTAGTTGTTCCGGCATCTAGATAGATGACGTCACCATCGCAGACAATCTTAGCAGCAGCTTTCCCTAATAATTGTTTTTCTTGAATGTTTTTGATCGATTTTTCGATCATGGATTGTTCAGAGCCAAGATCTGATTTTAATTTTGCTCCACCGTGGACCCGGTCTAGCATTCCAGCCTTCTCCAACTCTTGGAGATCTCTGCGTATAGTTGATTCAGATGCACCTAATATATCTGATAGCTCTTGAGATTTCACAATTGATTCTTGATTCAATAAGTCTATTATTCGTTGGTGACGTTCTTCTGTAAGCATTTCCATCCCTCTCTTCATTGGTATAGTAACATGGATGGAATGACTAATCAACCAAAATCGATCAAAAACGTTCAAAAAACTTCATAAAGAGATTTAGTGTAAGGATTACAATACTTTGTCTCGAAAAAAATGAGATTTTAACTATGGAAGGTTTTATTATTATGTCGAAAAAAAGAAATTCTCTCTAGAATATTAAAGAAGTATTTGTTAAGCTAGGAGAGGAGAAATAAATCAAATGCTTAAAGTTGTATAGTTATTGAAGCGTTGGCTTTTATAAATGGTAGCACTATCGCTGTAAAAAATTTTCGAGGTAAGTGAGTAGTGGTGTGCAACTAAAGAAGTGATTTGAATAAAAACTATGGATAGGATGTAAGAAATGAAAGGTAATGAGAAGTACATTGAGGGATTTAAATTTGTTAGTTTATTTGTTGGATTTGTTTGTTCTTATATAACATGGATTGGTTTGGGATCGATATCTAATCAGATGTTTACGGTTTTGTCAAAACTACTTCCTATTTCTTTGCTGATCTTGTTTGTCTTGACTATACCAGCTCTCAAAAAAATGGATTGGTTTTTTGCAGGGAGTTTGCTTGTATTGGTTGCAATACCGGCATTTTTCTATTTTAACAATTTTCCTTATTTGATATTTTATTGGCAAGTTCCCCTTTCCTTAGTATTTATTTTTTTAGTTGGTAAATTTTCTTTTGGTGAAATTTTTCAAACGATTCTTCTCTATTTTGCAGGAGGATATGTTACTGTTATGGCAATCAAAATGGTGATGGTCACGTTTGAAATTGGAAATTTAGTATTGTGGACCAATAAGAATTTGATCGCGGGACCAACCTTTTTTGCTTGTATGTTAGCAATCATTCTTATTGACAGAATGAACTTAGAGTTTTCATTACTAGTAGAAGGTCTGATTAGTTTAATGGGGATCACAGTATTTTATTTGTGTGAATCATGGACACCGATGATTTCCTTCTTAGCGTTTTTAGCAATAGGAGCTAGCTTTAGATACATAGCAGCGATTCAAAATATTGTAAAAAATAAAATACTATGGGTTATGTTGTTTTCTGCGATGTTTTTGTTTATACCTGTATTCGTGTATTTTTTCTCTTATAATGATGGATTTGGTATGTCCTTCAGTGGTCGAGTAGGTATTTGGCAGGAACTCTTCTATTCTTGGACTGCAGAAACAAAAAATGTACTGATAGGTATACAAAGTCATTTTAGCGTTGCAAGAAATGGATTGGCTGCTCATAGTGCCTATTTAGACATTTTATGGAGATACGGCATTATTGGCTATCTCATTTTATTTGGTGGGATTGTCCTATTAACATTCAGGTATAGTCAATCTAAATATTCTACAAACCAACTTTTATGTTTATTGGCTTTTTTTGTTACCTGTATTCATGCGACGATGGAAAACTACCTAAGTACATTCCAGTGGATTCCAATGATTTTCATTTTCCTAGCATTATTCGTCAGTCAGTCAGAGCAAGCTTCGGCTGAATTAGAGGAAGAAGATGATCTGGAAGAGGAAGACGAAAGTGAAGAAGCTGTGTTAGAAGAACAAGTTGAATCGGAAGAAATCACAGAGGTTTCAGCTGAAAAATCAGAAGAGGTTTTACCAGAATAGTAAATGACTTTTTATGATCAAAAATTAATGAACAGTTCACTAGATGATAGGTAATCTGGTGTGCTGTTTTTCTTTGGATTTTTGTTAGAAAATTTCTGGTATGCTGCAACTGTTTTTAAAGAATTTCAGACGGTTATTTGGTATAATAGTAAAGATTGAAATTTAAGGGAGGACGTTGTACATGGCTCCGAAACATACATTGATTCAGGGAATGAATCCTAAACAGGCAGAAGCTGTTCTGCACACCGAAGGCCCATTACTGGTAATGGCCGGCGCTGGTAGTGGGAAGACACGTGTCTTGACTCATAGGATC from Enterococcus sp. 9E7_DIV0242 includes these protein-coding regions:
- a CDS encoding PTS fructose transporter subunit IIABC translates to MNIKDLLIKDVMIMNLQATTKRAAIDEMVEKMYAGGRITDKEVYKQGILDREAQTSTGLGDGIAMPHAKNSAVKEATVLFAKSSQGVDYDALDGQPTFLFFMIAAPEGANDTHLQALAALSRLLVNPDFVAQLKQANSPEEVQELFITAEQQKQLEEQQEQRVQNNDSSKKFIVAVTACPTGIAHTYMAEDALKKTAKEMGVAIKVETNGSEGIKNRLTAEDIEKADGVIVAADKKVEMNRFDGKELVNRPVSDGIRKPAELIELALSGDAPVFHGNGTEASATEGNSAEGSIGSRIYKDLMNGVSHMLPFVIGGGIAIALSFMIDQFMGVPDTQLASLGNYNEMASWFNQIGGAAFGFMLPVLAGFIASSIADRPGLIVGFAAGALANTGGAGFLGALIGGFLAGYVIIFLKKLFKGLPKSLDGIKTILFYPVFGLLITGGAMLLINVPMKIINDGLNNFLLGLDGTNAALLGALLGGMMAIDLGGPINKAAYVFGTASIATSLAEGGSVIMASVMAGGMVPPLAIFIATLIFKNKFTQDQKDAGLTNLVMGLSFVTEGAIPFAAADPLRVIPGFVVGSALAGGLVGGMGIRLLAPHGGVFVALLLSNPLMYLLFIFIGAVVSAVIVGMLKKPVTQVA
- a CDS encoding EpaQ family protein — encoded protein: MKGNEKYIEGFKFVSLFVGFVCSYITWIGLGSISNQMFTVLSKLLPISLLILFVLTIPALKKMDWFFAGSLLVLVAIPAFFYFNNFPYLIFYWQVPLSLVFIFLVGKFSFGEIFQTILLYFAGGYVTVMAIKMVMVTFEIGNLVLWTNKNLIAGPTFFACMLAIILIDRMNLEFSLLVEGLISLMGITVFYLCESWTPMISFLAFLAIGASFRYIAAIQNIVKNKILWVMLFSAMFLFIPVFVYFFSYNDGFGMSFSGRVGIWQELFYSWTAETKNVLIGIQSHFSVARNGLAAHSAYLDILWRYGIIGYLILFGGIVLLTFRYSQSKYSTNQLLCLLAFFVTCIHATMENYLSTFQWIPMIFIFLALFVSQSEQASAELEEEDDLEEEDESEEAVLEEQVESEEITEVSAEKSEEVLPE
- the pfkB gene encoding 1-phosphofructokinase, with amino-acid sequence MIYTVTLNPSIDYIVHVDKLEIGGLNRMSSDLKLPGGKGINVSRILKRIGLESTAMGFMGGFTGSFITEWLHSEAITTNFTTINSDTRINIKLKAAEETEINGAGPSIQAAEMAQLKKQFDQLSKEDIVILSGSTPASLPKGFYAELIQLITARGARFVIDTTGEDLKQSLKDQPLLVKPNNHELAELYQTEFHTVEDILPYGKALLDEGATYAIVSMAGDGALLFSNDGIFRSNVLKRSLKNSVGAGDSMIAGFVGKFSETGDPIEAFKWSVACGSATAFSDDLAHAAFINELLNEVQITQL
- a CDS encoding DeoR/GlpR family DNA-binding transcription regulator; amino-acid sequence: MLTEERHQRIIDLLNQESIVKSQELSDILGASESTIRRDLQELEKAGMLDRVHGGAKLKSDLGSEQSMIEKSIKNIQEKQLLGKAAAKIVCDGDVIYLDAGTTTLEMIPHLAGKAVTAVTNSVHHAAKLIDLNINTIILGGKLKLSTKAIIGTTSMEQLRQFRFNKVFMGMNGIHAEFGLTTPDPEEAALKRLAIQHAEQAFILADHSKLGKVSFTKVTDVEQASLIIDYCPKELLDGLQQKTSIKEVAK
- a CDS encoding ISL3 family transposase, whose translation is MDKNTRLLLGLTDKHLSFGEDWLEYSHSKGVKAQVIKATLTYIPTHCRNCGIKNQGQIIKNGYHRTYTQLPVFNGRLTLLELKRSRFRCHECHATFHAQTELVEEHHHLSKQLCLQIMLDLKKNVSRKEIAQKHFVSDVTVLRLMEELATSYSPNWRFLPKILCIDEFKSMKSCEGAMSFICVNGETNKILEVLEDRRLTHLTRHFMRYTKEARENVKYLVMDMNASYDQLLKSVFPNAQLVTDRFHIVQQMNRALNQLRIKTMNAFRHSSPLEQKQYRRLKRYWKLLLKDSSELDSQHRPYHSLFKRPLTQTDIVDELLSYDSTLRIAYDTVQFLKYAFTHRDAKRFFEELDTLDPRLPFWFKKKLRFFKKHRQGITNAFSFSFSNGITEGLNNKIKVIKRVAYGYRNFYHFRSRIYIVQGLVFSQD